A window of Pectobacterium carotovorum genomic DNA:
GGCGTCGTTTTTGGCGGCGATCCTAATTGGCATTATCGGTATTCGCTGGTCACGCTGGCTGCTGGCGCATCCGAAAGTCTTTACCGTAGCGGCGGTGATCCCGATGTTCCCCGGCATTTCTGCCTACACGGCGATGATTTCGGTGGTGGAAATTTCGCATCTTGGCTACAGCGAAGCGCTGATGAACGCCATGATGACCAATTTCCTGAAGGCCAGTTTTATCGTCGGCGCGCTCTCTATCGGTCTGTCTTTACCGGGGATCTGGCTCTACCGTAAACGGCCGGGAGTATAAAACTCTTATATTACGTTTCGGTCTTGTATCTATGTCGACGAGCGAAAGGGCTTTCCGTATAGTGTCAGCAATTTTCTGACCTACAGGGTTTTTCACCATGGTTATTAGTTTGATTGCTGCACTGGCAGTGGATCGCGTGATTGGCATGGAAAACGCGATGCCGTGGCATTTGCCAGCCGATCTGGCATGGTTTAAGCGTAATACACTTAATAAGCCGATTATTATGGGGCGTAACACTTTTCGTTCTATCGGCCAGCCGCTGCCCGGCCGACTGAACATTGTCGTCAGCAATCATCCCAGTGATGACGATCGTGTGACCTGGGTCTCCTCGTTGGACGCTGCGCTGGCGGCGGCGGGCGACGTCGAGGAAGTGATGGTGATTGGCGGCGGCAGTATCTATCAACAAATGCTGCCGCAGGCTAACCGCCTCTATCTGACGCACATTGATGCCGAAGTGGAAGGCGACACGCATTTCCCTGACTATGAGCCGGATGAATGGCAGTCTGTTTTCAGCGAGTTCCATGATGCTGACGAGCGTAACTCACACAGTTACTGCTTCGAAATTCTGGAGCGTCGCTAAGCGCGCTTTCCTGCGATAACATTCTGTCAGTAAACGGTGAAGAGCTAAACCCGCCTTGTTGCGGGTTTTTTTCGTTTCTGGCCCGATGTTTACTTCCCCGACTGACAGCTTTCCCAAATGGCGTTTCTCAGCCAGCGATGTGCAGGATCGCTCTCGCGTCGCGTATGCCACACCTGCTGGAATGCAAAATCGGGTATCGTGAACGGCGGCGGAAAAATGTACAAATCTGGCGTAGTGATGCGGGCCATGCTGCGCCGTGCAGCGGTTAGAATCAGATCAGTACCGGCAATGAGATTGATGGCGGCATGCCAGTGGGGCAGAGTTAGCACGACATTGCGCGCTAGGCCGTTTGTAGCCAGCGCGCTGTCAATTTCATTGGCTGAATCAGGATGCATCGTGACCAGAATATGTGGCCGTTCCAGCCATGCCTCAAACGACAGCGTACCGTTTTCTGGCAGCGTGGCGCGGTCGGCCAGACAGGCAAACTGTTCTTCAAAGAGAAGTTCGGCGTTTACCTCGGATGGGCGCTCAGGAAACACGCCGAGGCCTAAGTCGATTTGTCCATCGATCAACTGTGCCAGCATCATTTCACGGCCGGCATGGCTGACGGCCAGAGAAATGCCGGGTGCCTGTGTGCGTAGATGCCGCATGAGCGTTGGCAAGACGGCATTCGTACCGTAATCGGAGAGCGCTAACCGGAAATGCCGCGTGCTATGACGCGGATCGAACTTCGGTGCCTGGATAAGCTCGTTCAACTGATCAAGCGCCTGTTCCAGCGGGCCGAGTAGCGCCTGAGCACGGGTCGTGAGCGTCAGGCCAGCCTCACGCCGAACTAACAGCGGATCGTTAAAAATCTGGCGTAGCTGTGATAATGAATGGCTGACGGCAGGCTGGCTGCGGTGTAGACGAAGCGCTGCCCGTGTGACGTGTTTTTCCGTCAACAGCGCATGAAGCGTGAGCAGCAGATTCATATCGATACGACGTAAATCATCCATTCTGTGAATGCCTTCCGTATGAATTACGAATTTCCATCAGTTTAATGGATGGGTGAGTATTGGAACATCCCAATTGTGTTGTGAACTTATATTGTGAATCAGGGGGCTCCATGTCGTTATTCTCTTCTTTTTCTCTCTCATTATTGCTGCCGCTGGGTATTGCGGTATTTGCTGGGAGCATTGTGCCTTTTCAGGCTGCCAGCAATGCGGTGTTGGGTCGCTCGTTAGGTCATCCGCTTTGGGCAACGCTGGTGTCCCTGCTGGTCAGCATCTGCGTGCTGCTGCCGATTCTGTTTGCTGCTCGGGTGCCTACGCCAACGCTTGGCAATGCCTTGCAGGGGCCGTGGTGGATCTGGCTGGGTGGGGTGGCGGGTGTCGCTTATATCACCGCTGCGTTATTGCTGACGCCAAAGCTCGGTGCCTCAGGCTTTATTGTCTGTGTGATTGCGGGTCAGGTTGTGGCATCGCTGATTATCGATCATTTTGGTTTGATGGGGCTGGCAGTGAAGCCTGCTACGCTGGGGCGAATAGCGGGTGTCGCGTTAATCGTTATAGGGATGCTGGTGGTGCAATATTCTGCGGCATCTCAACCGCTGACAAAATCCGGCGTTGAAACCTATAAGCAACCACAGTAAGGAGGTTATCTCTTCATTTCGTCGCGCGAATGGGTCACATTTCCGTCATCTGTCATCGTTAGTATAAAAATGAGTAACGGCTTTCGTCGTTAAATCGAAATTCCGTTGAGTCGCAGCCTTTGATAGGTAGGAGACAGTACGCATGACGAATAGAAACCGTAATCTGAATACTGACCGTCTGAGCGATCCACGCCGCCGTGAATTACCGTCAGGCGACGTAGAAGCCGTTGGTTTAGCTGGGTTTCTTGGTGGTGGCATCTGGTCGATTCCCACCGAGGAGTTGGTCGTGCCGCCATCCCAAAAGGCTCAGTCTGGGACGGCTTTCCCTTTTCTATGAAACCAGCACTGGCGATAGAGTGAATGCTTTCTAGCCTTTACTCATCCGCTAAGGGTGCGATCTCGCCAGAGAGTTCGGTGCTTGATGAGAGTGATGGTTGCGTGAAATAGCGCTTATCGTCCCAACGTAGCATTGTCAGTTCTCCCCCCCCAACAGCACCCGGTATCCAGTGCGTAAATGTTTTCCGGCGTGCCTTTCCCTTCCAGTGATGCCCAATGGCCGAAGGCAATGGCGTATTCCCCTGCAACCTGGCTCGGCAGCTCAAACCACGGTTTGAGCAGAGAAGGAGCCTGACTCGGCGGCTCTTTGCAGAGCATATCCAGTTGTCCGGCAGAGAAGCAGTAGCGCATACGGGTAAAGACGTTGGTGCTAAAGCGTAGACGAGCCAGACCGCTGAGCTCTGGGCTCCAATGGTTCGGCATATCGCCATACATGGCATCGAGGAAAAGCGGGTAGCTGTCGCTGCTCAGGATCGACTCGACTTCGCGTGCGCACATGAGCGCCGTCGGCAGATCCCACTGCGGTGTGATGCCCGCGTGCGCCATGACCAGTTTCAACTCTTCATCAACCTGTAGAATCGGCTGGCGGCGTAGCCAGTTGATAAGCTCGTCGGCGTCCGGTGCGGTGAAGAGATCGTTGAGACGATCTTTCGGCTTATTACGGCTGATACCGGCATAAACGGCCAGAAGATGC
This region includes:
- a CDS encoding threonine/serine exporter: MGLSLLWALLQDMVLAAVPALGFAMVFNVPLKVLPYCALLGGVGHGVRFLAIHFGMNIEWASFLAAILIGIIGIRWSRWLLAHPKVFTVAAVIPMFPGISAYTAMISVVEISHLGYSEALMNAMMTNFLKASFIVGALSIGLSLPGIWLYRKRPGV
- the folA gene encoding type 3 dihydrofolate reductase, whose translation is MVISLIAALAVDRVIGMENAMPWHLPADLAWFKRNTLNKPIIMGRNTFRSIGQPLPGRLNIVVSNHPSDDDRVTWVSSLDAALAAAGDVEEVMVIGGGSIYQQMLPQANRLYLTHIDAEVEGDTHFPDYEPDEWQSVFSEFHDADERNSHSYCFEILERR
- a CDS encoding LysR family transcriptional regulator, which translates into the protein MDDLRRIDMNLLLTLHALLTEKHVTRAALRLHRSQPAVSHSLSQLRQIFNDPLLVRREAGLTLTTRAQALLGPLEQALDQLNELIQAPKFDPRHSTRHFRLALSDYGTNAVLPTLMRHLRTQAPGISLAVSHAGREMMLAQLIDGQIDLGLGVFPERPSEVNAELLFEEQFACLADRATLPENGTLSFEAWLERPHILVTMHPDSANEIDSALATNGLARNVVLTLPHWHAAINLIAGTDLILTAARRSMARITTPDLYIFPPPFTIPDFAFQQVWHTRRESDPAHRWLRNAIWESCQSGK
- a CDS encoding DMT family transporter; this translates as MSLFSSFSLSLLLPLGIAVFAGSIVPFQAASNAVLGRSLGHPLWATLVSLLVSICVLLPILFAARVPTPTLGNALQGPWWIWLGGVAGVAYITAALLLTPKLGASGFIVCVIAGQVVASLIIDHFGLMGLAVKPATLGRIAGVALIVIGMLVVQYSAASQPLTKSGVETYKQPQ